A window of Geotrypetes seraphini chromosome 16, aGeoSer1.1, whole genome shotgun sequence genomic DNA:
TAAAGCTGCAGCTGTAATAATTTGGTGAAGGAAAGTAATGACTGGTATTTTTTTTTAGGACTATCAAAAATAATATAGGATAAAATACAATAGTAAGAATTCTGTCAGGgcagctacattttgctgaaagGTGGTGAATGCCCCAACCACCTCCAGTAGGCCAACAGAGATGGAAGCCAAAACATGAATGGGATaaactttttattaaaaaaaaaaagagccctcGCTTGTAGAATGAGTTTAGAGGCAAACAAATGGTGCCATAGCTATAATACTACACAGTACAGTTGAAGGagagaatgtggcacagtggttaaagctacagcctcgacaccctgaggttgtgggttcaaacccccactgctccttgtgaccctgggcaagtcacttaatccccccatagcCCCAGGCatgttagatagattatgagcccaccaggacaggcagggaaaatgcttgcgtcTGACTAAATTCGTGTAAACTGTTCtcggctcccctgggagaacaatatagagaattgaataaatagtgtgaaaagtttcagtctctgataaccagagctgatattgtgacatcataacgcctcattccaccaatgcctaagagccaacttcatcagtgatgtcacaatggcctcgttgttctatacttggctcacatctactacattttgacttctagagtggcgcagtggttaaagctatagcctcaacaccctgaggttgtgggttcaaacccacgctgctccttgtgaccctgggcaagtcacttaattcccccattgacccaggtacattacatagattgtgagcccaccgggacagacggggaagaatgcttgagtacccaaataaactcctgtaaaccgtatagaaaattgaataaatagatgcTCTGCACAGAGGGTCGGGTACAGCTCGAGCCACCATGCTAGTCTTGACCTGCTGGCTTCTGATGGTGGTACTCTGAACCTGAGAGGGGAATCTTTCATCACTAAACCAGAGGCCAAACTATACATCACTAAACTGAGCCAAGAGTTGAACTGGGTTTCACCCTAATACTTAGATGCCACAGTAGGTGGATAAAGAACAGGAATGCGAGAGCTGCCTCAACTTGCTAAAACTACCCTGTCAAATGGGAAGGGTGCTATTTCCTGATAGGAACCTGGGCAACCATAGGCTTTACGGTCCTTAAAGTTCACAGCCTTCCAGCTCTCGTCGGGATACTCTTACAGCTGTGCATGGTTTTGAAATGACattagtttttttattttatttttcctagtGTCAAGTGATGCACAGATAAAGGGTCTTGCTAGCTCCAGAAAGGGCTATGAAGATCTCCATGTGCTTAGCAGAGCAATGACATTTAACTGTAGATGAGTGATCATGACTCATTGTGAACAGCTATAAGAAAAGTCTTCCTGGCTGAATATTCATAAATCTCCTCTAAATATTCAATAACTAAAACCAGCTGTTTTGATGGCAGGTTAGGAAGAGGGGCCACCTCAGATGGGACACATGCTTATGAGGGACCAAATGCCCAAACGTTATACTCTTATTTTGAGAGGTTCTGAAAGCCAGCTGGTCTAGACTCTTAAAAGGACCAAGGTCTGCTCAGCTGGTGAGGCCTAGATGCTTCTCTAAAGTATCTGAAGGTCAAAGTACCTCATCACTACCTGATAAGGGATTTTTTAAAACCACGACCTTTAGGTTAGTCACTAGTACAAACTGGAGTAACTGGGTGTGTATTTGGCACTTTTTATATACTAAGCTCATCAGTTTGGAGCTATTAGTGGGTGGCCGTGATTTAGTTAGTTGACTGTCCGCTGCAAGCTCTTCTCTTTCTCAGCTCTTCTTGAATGCTGGTACATCAGATTAGTGCTTCCAAACTAGTCAATTAGATCAGAAGGGGCAACGATGAGGAACTGGGTAGATTGAGTTCTTAATTCCGTACTTGGAACACTGGTATTAAAATAGCCTGGAGTTGCAGCTTAATGCACCATCCCTTGGTTTCTCATCTGTAATATACTGCCTTGCGATAGCCAAGGGAAGTAAGTCCACTTTTACTCAAATAAGTGCCCATCTAATTTAGGACGTATGTCCTGTGTATCCTCTTCTGAATCCCCAataatttaaaagcaaatggCAGTAagcttgggagggagggggggcatgTTATGCTTGGTTTCTTTGTATTTTCCCCACACGTAGCTAGAATGGAATGGCTTCTTTCTACCACTGGTAGGCTGTATGGTAGGGGAACAGCTTGTAAAGCACATGGAATTCGGGTGCTATAAGCTTTGTTGGCCATCAAATTGGTGGAATCGTTGAGCAAACCTCATGTAAAATCCACTCCCTTCCCCCAACTAGAAAGTGGGGTATTACTTCACTCGCGTCCTGGTTATAAAGATTTAGATATGATTTTCTTTAGCATTGGAATCGCCCCAAGTAATTCTTAGGTTCTATATGGCTTCTGAAAGATGACTGTTGCTTAACTGATATTATAAGATTGATTTACTATTAATCTTTACAGATGACTCCAGACATGTTGATCTACGGTACACACTTGTTCTACAATGCTACATCTTCAAGTAGCCAGGTTATTGTCAGACGTAATCCAGCTGTGGTTCCCATTCAGTGTATTTACCCAAGGTGAGAAAAGGAGCAATGTTGTGACAATGTGGGGTTCGATTTGCTAAACATGTGGCTGATTCAAACCCTGGGTTCCTATCTTATTTTTTTAGAATTAGCAATGTGAGCAGTAAGGCCATCAAGCCCACATGGGTACCCTTTAGCTCTACAATGTCTTCCGAAGAAAGGCTGGCCTTCACCTTGCATCTGATGGATGGTAGGTGTGAATGTAGCCTATAGGAGGAGCTCACTTGAGGGCAAGTTTTccgttaactattttttttttttaacctgaacTTTTAGATGACTGGAGTGCTGAAAGATCTTCTACTGTATTTTACCTGGGTGATGAGCTCCACATTGAAGCATCTGTCAACCTAGGAGATCATGTGCCTATGGTGATCTTCATTGATAAATGTGTTGCTACACTATCTCCAGACAAGGACTCGAATCCTAGATACAGTATCATTGATTTCTATGGGTGAGACTCGGATGACTCAAGATTTGTGTCAACAGTAGCTATCTTGTAAATTGCTGCTTGAGTTTATCAACCCATGTTTTATCCCCTTAGATGTCTTGTGGATGGGAAGCAGGAGGACTCATTCTCTGCCTTCAGATCTCCACGTATCCAGCCAGAGAAGCTTCAGTTCACTGTTGATGCCTTCAGATTTGCTGGGCACACAGACTCCCTGGTTAGATTTTATTATGTGATATGTTAAACTAGCAATTTTCTGTTTCCTTAGGCTAGATCTAAGCACTCTTAACTTTATTCCTCAGATATACATCACCTGCAACTTGAGAGCTGCTCCAGTCGACCAGATACCAGGACCCTTCAATAAAGCTTGTTCCTTCAGCAAGGCCACTAATAGGTGAGTGGGTAGGGGTAATGCCCAGGAAAGGGAGGTGaggtctctgcttgtttggctgacattgctgcctggaagTCCTGCCGTCATCAAACTAAATACTGCTCCTTTTCCTCcgaaaccctctgctcctcctctttTCTCCATCTCGGTAAAGATTGTCATTGGTCCCGTcccctctgctcgcaaccttggagtggtcttcgattccaacctttcattttctatgcacatccaacaagctgctaagacctgtcgcttcaatatcgccaaaatttgcccctgtctctctgagcacactactcagacccttgtccacacttcgtaacctcacgcttatattactgcaatctacttctaactggtctcccacagtgtcgcctctctcccttgcaatctgtgtaaaactctgctgcacgactcaatCTTCTATCAACCTcactatgctcatgtcacccctctccttaaattacTCCCTATCTGACATCACatacatacagttcaagatcttattgctgacctacaagtgtgttcattctgctgcccctcaatatctctcttcgcttctctccttatacacctcccagagaactccgtttctcagataagtcgctcttagTGTTActcttcttctccactgccaattccagacttcgttcctttcatctaccttCCCCCTGTGTGTGGATAATTACCCGAGTTTTTTTGTTCGtcaatccccttcccttcccatgtttAAAAGCAGACAAACTCCACCTTTTTGATagttttcaatccttaaccttactcctctgccctccaacccagcccgctgattaatcgttccccttaactgtatccatgatgtcctgtctgtcttggctgtttagattgtaagctcttttgagcagggactgttttcttctttgttccgtgcagtgctgtgtgcatctggtagcactatagaaataatagtagtaggtcATTTGAAGATCAATGCCATCACCCACTAGGGGGGGAAGAGATTTAGGTTGTAGCTTACCCTTCAGTTGCAGCTCTAAGGCAAGGACTAGATCAGTTAATAAATGTTGTATTCTCCCAAAAGTGCAAAAATGgagtcttcccccccccaaaaaaaaaagtggaaaaatggAGTCTTCTAGCTCCTAAACTGATATACCTTGTTGGGACTATCTGTATAAAGAACTACTATGTCTTTAGGTTTGGTCTTTTTTTCATGAGAACTTTTCTAAAAAGGTGATAAAGCAAGCCAAAATGTTTTCCCCCCCAGATGGTCTGCTGTAGAAGGTCCCAGTAGCATCTGTGCCTGTTGTGAGATTCAAACTTGTAGGGGTGAGAGAACCCTGAACACTCCGACCGATCATCTTGGAAGCCTAAGCAGAATTGGGAAGAGAGAAGCTCCTGCATCGGGTAAGATCCTGTCCAGATTGTGTTGGCACCGAGCTGGAATGTAAGCATGATCTCAGGCAGGAGAGGAGATCAGGAATGAATGTTAACACTTGAAAACTAGAACACTAGAACAATGTAACTCCTACTATATGTAGGATAAAATCTCATTGCTAATGACCCAACTCCAAGGACTGGTTTCTTAGTCCTTTTTCTTGTTTATCTAGACTCTGCTTTGAACTTGGAGACATCTATCCAACTGGATCCTATCCTCCTCCTGAACAAAGACTCCATGGATCTTATGGATGACTTCCCAGACTTCATGAAAGTGAAAACATCTCATGGTATAAAGTTCATAAAATCTACCTAACTAGGGAGGGAGTAGAGGCAAATGAAACACTTCTGATTGGGTCCTCCAAGACTTTAATTTTTGTGCTGGCCAACACTGGGTCAGTCATGGCCTATCTACTTACTGCTTATGATGGGGAGAGACTTAAAACGCCTCTGCTTTGTCTTTGCAATTCTTATAAATTGCCTACCCTAAATGAAATAATGGCCATTAATGAGTAGACAAGCCATGAAAAGGCTGACTGGTACTTGGCAACCCTAAAAGGAGGCAAGGCCAGCCCTACCATTAAAGCCACGTTTTGTACATGGCCCTGCTCTTCTGTATCACTAAATCTTGATCCTCTTGAAAAAGGCCTTAGTCACCACTCAGCCTTACAACCTTTGCATGCATGTTGATCCTCTGTAGATAATGGAAGAAACTGTTCTGTTTCCAAGACTTTATAGACCTAAATCCATTTAGGAGCAAGTTACTAAACTAGGTTAGTGCGAATGTTAATGGAACTTTTCAGCTTATCAGCTAATGAACGGACCACTCTTAACCCCATTTGTTCTCTATCCATGCAGGAATAATAAAGGAACCTATCGCTCTGATGTTGGTGATTGCGGCATCTTCTCTCATGCTTGCTTGCCTTGTGTTGGGGCTGGTCTTGTACAAGAAGTTAAGGAACGGCTCTTCATCCTAATGCTGTATcttaaaacaaaataaactatAAATGCATCACTTCTTGTCTGTAATAGCATGTAACCTCTTAGGATGGTATTCCATGGTACTATTTCCTTCATCGTAAATCAACTACCATTCCAAGAGCTCCACCTAACTTATCCATATGCTCTTGTCAAGTTCAAACAACGGCCTGTTGCATGtcttaaaatgttataatgctttccTAAAACCTTCTTTTTTTAGGGGAGGGTCATGTCCTACTTGGATACCTGTAATCCAATATGCATGGAGTTATGCAATGGACATAGGCATGAGATTACCTAATCTacccttccaaaaaaaaagttactggtCATAGTGCATGCAGCAGTCTCCCCAAACGTGTAATTGTCAAGACTGTACATTTACTGCAGTGGGTGGTCTCTGGGCTTGATGTCTCTATGGACATCGGGATCTGAAACTACTGGAACTGATCCCTCTAGGGCAGACATGGGctactccagtccttgagggccggaatctaatggggttttcaggatttccccaatgaacatgcattgaaagcagtgtatgcaaatagatattatgcatattcattggggaaatcctgaaaacccgattggattctggccctcgaggaccgttgttgcccatgtctgctctagggGCTGAAGGTGACTGGCGTTTTCTATAAACTAGAACAGTGATTGGTGAATTTATGGAAAAGCAGATTAATGCTTATAGCAAATTTCAAGCctgaactaaataaaaaaaaaaatttacaacagCAAAGCACACGTTTTTAGTGGTGTTCTTTAAATTGCTCTACCCAGCTTTTCAGTTGCAATTAAGTCCTGGATATCACTCATTGGGGTTTATCTGTACTCTTACTGCAAGCTCACTGTCCTCCTGGTGCTTCATTTTTAGGTATTATCTGTAAATGTACTTGGCACACTAAAATGCCTTAAACCCTGAAGGTAAAAAAGTTCCGTCTACTATAGGGTCTATTTGCTCCCcttagcatgatttttttttaagaatctgtCCGCTCCGTAAGAGGTGTGGGTTGACCTGACCAATCCCTTGTGTTTCAAGACTAGGCTCCCTAGGTGTAGCAGGATACACAAGCTCGGAACAGTTGAAGGGACTTGACTGTTCTCACAGCTTGAACTTGCTAACATATCCTGTTGGTTGGTTAATCCTAGCTTTATTCAAAATGGCAACAGCCTGGAACACCATGGTATGACCACACCCTGACTAGTGAACCATGGTTGGCACTTAACAATAACAAAGACACAATAACCAGAATTATTCAAGAGGATGGAATGCTACTTGTAGGAGGAAATAAAAGGTTAGGGTTAGTGGGGGGCATAATGGAGATCTCTCCACTGAGTGGAACTAGTACAGGTCCTGCTACTGAAGTATTTAAAAAtcacatttccctccccctcccaacttttttccaaagttgatCTTTGTCTGTTCCCGTCTACTTTATAATGAAGACTACTGACCATTTTTAGTCAcaattctctggaccgactcatcCCGTTTCTCGTTGAAGGTCTACATCATATTCGAAATGAGGTCTCGCTAGACTCGGTCTTGTACAAGAACATAATTTCCTGCCACTTTAACCTCTCTTCCCAGGGTTTAACGTAGACGGCTCCTTGGGGGCCGATGCTCTTCTTTCTGGGGGCTGTCCAGAAAACATGTCCACCCTCCAACTACGGTCCTACCGCTGGCTTGCAAATGCTGCTCATAACTGAAATAGATGTGCAGGAAAGCATTTCGCATGTAATAAAATGACTCCAACTTCCTGGGTCTAGGCTGTCATTTGAAGCAGTTTGCATGCATATTTTGAACCACTGAAATGACTCTCTGCTAATTGCATATGGGAAATTGCTCCTGTTAATACCGCAATCAGGCAGTTGTGTGCCGAGACAGGGTCATCAAATCCCATCTCTTTCTCATTTAATACCATTACTATATTTATTGCAGTTGGAGATCTTGATTACTAATTTTTGGCACTGGCTactgtgcatttttttttaaatgcctagCTCCAACAATGATTTGACTAGAGCCATTTCTTTACTTCTCATGACAGTACCTTTCCCCTGCATAAATATAACCTTTGGTCACCAATTTGCTTCTCTGTTAACCTAAGTACTTCTTTCTCAGTCATCTTGggattctcttttttttaattatttgcccCTTCCCTCCTGCATCGCTATAAATGAATACTTCATAGCTCGGTCAATAGATACAGCTATTCCTAAATGTTGGTGTGTAGCTTCATGGGGTCATGGTCTATCTACTTCTGAGTTGGCCTCCCTCCCGCAGGCGGCAACACCAACAGCAATGAGGGGGTAATAACAACATCTGGCCCCACCAAAAAAGCAAGCCTGTCTACACCGCTGCTTTAGAGTATTATAGCCTACTCTTCTGCAGATATTGGGGTGATCTGGGAAAAGAAACCATTTTCTGATCCTCCTTTGACTTGATCTCTGTTACTTGGCTACTCATTCCCCCTTGTGACTTTGTAGCCACCTTGGCTACCACAGCCCCTTGAGCTTTGCGTCTTTGTCCTCCTCTGCAGGCCCTATTTTCCCTGTAATTGTTTAGAATTGGACTTGAGTGTCTGGTTGTCAAGATCACTTGGTGTAACAACATTCTAgttcctggttttttttttgtttgttgttgttgttttatttttcctcGAGCATTGCGAACTAGTAATTTTCAGAATCCTCTCACATTGGTTCTGGGTTTTAGCAGGCTTTTAATTATACCTTGGGGGAAACTCTGGCCTGCTGGCGTTTTTCCATGTTGTCGGTGGCCTACAGCAGATGAGGTGTGGTTAGCTTGGCTTTTTCTCCCAGCTGATGAGTTCTTTGCTTACTTCATGTCGCACAAAACCACGTCTCTTCACTCCACAAAAAAATTCCCCATGGAAAATGTAACAAATATCCCGGTTTAAAAACTGCTCCTTCATGAACCCAAATACAGCAAAGACCTGAAAACGAATCTATCTATTTTCAGGTCTCTGCTAGGGTTTGGGTTCAAGAAGCAGTTTGAGCACAAAAACCATGTGCCAGCCTACCTGGACACAAGCTGAAGCTGGGGAGGGTATGCACAGCCTTCTCGCTACCTTTTGTCTTAAATGCGTACAGCCAGAACCTTCTCCACCATGCCTGGGTTTTTCCATTGGACTGGAGCGTCTATAAAATGCCTAGAAAGCTCCAAAGGCCCTGTTCTTGCCATCTAACCTAGGAGACGTCATCTTAATACATCCCCTGA
This region includes:
- the LOC117349538 gene encoding zona pellucida sperm-binding protein 3-like, producing the protein MGQRVKLEFGVLLWLLADVISISSWASIAGTPSGRHFSKHRPYRVQVPWLHPGRRQDARLHPVAVQCTEAKIVIMVRRDLFGTGQLIKATDLSLGQASCKPTTSGAGETVTFEVGLHECGSTLQMTPDMLIYGTHLFYNATSSSSQVIVRRNPAVVPIQCIYPRISNVSSKAIKPTWVPFSSTMSSEERLAFTLHLMDDDWSAERSSTVFYLGDELHIEASVNLGDHVPMVIFIDKCVATLSPDKDSNPRYSIIDFYGCLVDGKQEDSFSAFRSPRIQPEKLQFTVDAFRFAGHTDSLIYITCNLRAAPVDQIPGPFNKACSFSKATNRWSAVEGPSSICACCEIQTCRGERTLNTPTDHLGSLSRIGKREAPASDSALNLETSIQLDPILLLNKDSMDLMDDFPDFMKVKTSHGIIKEPIALMLVIAASSLMLACLVLGLVLYKKLRNGSSS